The Penaeus vannamei isolate JL-2024 chromosome 2, ASM4276789v1, whole genome shotgun sequence region tatatatatatacatatatatacatatatatacatatatatatatatatatatatatatatatatatatatatatatatatatacatatatatatatatatatatatacacataaatatatacatatacatacatacatacatatatatatatatatgtatatatatatatatatatctatatatatacatatatatatttatatatatagatatatatatatatatatatatatatatatatatatatatatatatatatatatatatatatatatatatatatatatatatacatatacatacatacatacatatatatatatatatatatatatatatatatatatatatatatatatatatatatatatatatatatatatatatacatatacatacagacatatatatatatatatatatatatatatatatatatatatatatatatatatatatatatatatatatatatgtatgtatgtatatatatgtatatatatatatatatatatatatatatatatatatatatatatatatgtgtgtgtgtgtgtgtgtgtgtgtgtgtgtgtgtgtgtgtgtgtgtgtgtgtgtgtgtgtgtgtgtgtgtgtgtgtgtgtgtgtgtgtgtgtgtgtatatatatatatacatatatatacatatacatacatatattatatatatatatatatatatatatatatgtttaaatatgtatatgtatatgtatatgcctatgtatatatatatatatatacatacatatatatatatatttatatatacatataaaaatatacatatatatatacatatatgcgtatgtatgtattcatttctatttatctatttatctttctctctctctctctctctctctctctctctctctctctctctctctctctctctctttctctctctctctctctctctctctctctctctctctctctctatatatatatatatatatatatatatatatatatatatatatatatatatatgtgtatatatatatgtatgtatgtatatttttatatatattcatatgtgtgtgtgtgtgtgtacattacatatatatatatatatatatatatatatatatatatatatatatatatatatatatatatatatatatatatatatctgtgtgtatgtatatgtatctttatatacatatacaatctgCCCGTATCCTCTCAACGAAATCTTTCGGTGCTTCCCCCAAGCCTCAAGCCCTTCCGCGCCCACAGCaagcccgccctccttcccccgacGAGATCTGCTCTCCCTCTTGGAAGGCGGAAACGGCGACCACTCGTGAAGGCGACGGAGCAGTTTTAGtgtccttttccctttcactttagACTCGACTCCTGGAAGaagatgaatgagagaaaaaaaaaagaaaagaagaaaaaatacgggGATCCATTCGAGGAGATAAGTCCTttgcccttcctttccccttttcttttatcgctctccctcgccttcttcttccttctaccttaTCTGATATTTCCTACCGACAATCACTTCGTtggttatttctttaattttcttttctattattcttcAAATCAATCGCTATctgcatttccctctttctcagtattcctttcattctctcatccccctccatctctctcttcgctttctctatcATCCCTTATTATccgcttctctcttccatcttttccttctccctcctttctcacaaCGCCTTCCTCTTCGCCTTTTCAGCAGACCTGAAAACAGTACTATTTAGTAGACAGAGGACCCTTTTTTATTGCCGCGTCCACATGCCATCGAGAGTCCCCTAACCAGCTCccaaggataggagagaggaggaggtcgttTAGAAGGGGGAGAGGCCGTGGACAGCCTTCCTTATCAGCTTAAACCACCTATATAAAGGAGGCAGCGTCGGCCTTCCTCACTCGTCCTCACGCCGCCACACCATGAAGCTCGTGAGTTGTCTCTGGATATAAGCTCCCAGGGaaagtttttttgtgtttgtttatctatttactcattcatttatctatttattcattcatttatatatttgcttcCATCGAGAGCAAGAATGAATCTCAAGAATCTCAAGcttatgttttgtttcttctatctcctcttctgaCTAGTTTAGTGTCACCTTGTTTTAGAGAATTATTCGCTCGGCGGAATCAGTGTTACGTTTCCTGGTGAATCACGTTGTGATCCTGGTGAAAAACCTTGTGCATGTGTAGTACTTGTATGATCATGCGACTGATTTGGCTCCTTCCACCAGGCCGTTATCCTCGCCCTCGCCTCCGTGGCCATGGCCGCCAAGCTGCCGGCCACCCAGCGCCCCGTGGCCATCCTCCGCAGCGGCCAAGTCAACCCTGACGAGCTCGGCGCCCACAGCTCCGACTTCGAGGCCGAGAACGGCATCGTGTTCCAGTTCTCGGGCTCTGAGGGCGTCAACGGCGGAGCCAACATGATCGGAACCTACAGGTGACTCTCCTTTCATCACTTGGTTCGAAAATGACAGTAGAATTCCTATGATattagatacataaacaaactcCAACCCTGCAGGTACCCCCAGGAGGACGGCTCTCTGGCCGAAGTCAAGTTCGTGgccgacgagaacggcttccagcccgagtcgtccctcctgcccgtggcccccgcctttccccaccccatcccccagttcgtcctcgaccagatcgagtTCGCCCGCCTCGAGGACGAGCGCAAGGCCCGCGAAGAAGCATTAAGACAGTAAATGCTTCCTGTTCTGCAAACATTTTGAAGCAAAACATCCGAACGTTTTCACAGAGAAAATTCTTTATTCCTCCTGATGTATGCAAGTATcagtatttatttacatttcattcCAAATACACGATATGTTTAAACTGAACAACTAGTGTGCATTGCCCCCGGAACCCCTATTATGCGCAAACCTAACGTCCCTGCAGTAAGACCTCGGGCTGAGAAAAAGATTTCCAAAAGAAAGTCGAGCGCAGCGCCTCCGCCTCCTGGCTGGAGCCCGAGCGACGACACCGCCGAGGCTTTTGATGAGAAGGACAAAGGACTTTAGTCTCATTCCTCTCGACCGAAGTAAATGTCTCCTGCCGGGAAGCAGAAGGAGGCGCTATTGCCCCGAGTAACGATCCGAGAAGGAGGTGTCAGATATCACTGGTATTTTTAACATGCAgggacatgctctctctctatctctctatctatctgtctactatctctcgctcgctcactctctctttgtgtatatatacatatacatacatatatatatacatatatatatatatacatatatatatatatatacatatataaatgtgtatatatatatatatatatatatatatatatatatatgtatatatatatatatatatatatatatatatatatatatatatgtatatatatatgtatatatatatatatatatatatatatatatatatatatatatacatatatacatatatatatatatacatacacatataaatatatatatatatatatatatatatatatatatatatatatatatatatatacatacatatatatatagatatataaatacatatatatatacatatatatacatacacatatatatatacatatatatacatatacatatatatatatatacatatatatacatatatatgtatatgtatatatgtatatatatatacagtatatatatatataaatatatatatatatatatatatatatatatatgtatatatatatagatatagatatagatatatgtatatatatatatatatatatatatatatatatacttgtatatatatatatatatatatatatatatatatatatatatatatatatatatatatacatatatatattatatatatatcatatatatatacatacatatatatatatatatatatatatatatatatatgtatatataatatatatataatatatatatatatatgtatatatatatgtatatacatatagatatatatatatatatatacatatatacatatatatatatatatatatatatatatatatatatatatatatatatatatatatatgcatacatatgtatatatatatatatatatatatatatatatatatatatatatatatatatatatatatatatatatatatctatatatatatatatatatatatatatatatatatatatatcaatacacacatctatctatctatcaccagcactcgctcactcgctcgctctttatatatacatatgtatatgtgtgtgtgtatgtatttatgtatatatgtatgcatttcatgtatgcatgtgtctattatgcataatcatatacatttatatatagttgGTCCTAAAAGAAGGACCTTAATTTGACaacaaatattttaaaaatgaaatGGAGCGGAATTCCCTCGATGCCCAGAACTCGCGCGCGGGACAACGCTTTCATTAACCGTTCTGCTTCATTTAGCTTTGCACTTTAGCTtctgcacaaaaaagaaaagtaaactaGATATTGAATCTCGGCGTCGGCCAGGCTAAGTCTTCCCTATATCAACGGGCATTTTGCTCTTGTCGGCTGCGCTCTATTTACAGAGATGGGAATGGCTGCCCGGTGGGTGCCAGAAACAGCAATATCGGAGGAACTTTTCGGTGAGGATTTGTTTTTTGGCGCAAGAGGCCGCGTCGCGCGAGGGACGTGAGATGTGACTCTTGTGGGTGTGACTAAAGGTGCTTCTGACTATGCTTTAGTGGGCTGACTTGCCGTTATTGAATggcgaaagaaaagaggaaataaagagagaggagggggggagggagggagagagagagagagagagagagagagagagagagagagagagagagagagagagagagagagagagagagagagagagagagagagactcttgtGGGTGTGACTAAGGCGCCTCTGTCTATGCTTTAGCGCGCTGACTTGCCGTTATTCAATggcgaaagaaaagaggaaatagagagagaggagggggggagggagggagagagggagagagagagagagagcgagagagcgagagagagagagagagagagagagagagagagagagagagagagagagagagagagagagagagagagagagagagagagagagagagagactattgtGGGTGTGAGTAAGGGTGCCTCTGACTGTGCTTTAGTGGGCTGACTTGCCGTTATTGACACTTTGAATAGACACTAGTTACTTACTGGATGTCCCTTGTTTATtcaactttattttcattttatgattattgtcagtaGTATATCATCATCACGAGTTTATAATGCCTCATCCTCCATTCAGTGTgtaatatgcattcatttcttggATCGAGCTTGACTTCAGAGGCACAACGTGAGTTACAGAGCCAGCTTTTGAACAAAAAGTTCCGTCTTACATTccaaaacatacgcacacaaacaaacacacagtacCCAGAAACAGACACAACATCCACACCTTTTTTAAAatccaaaaacaaaaagaaaaacgagatgaaaaggagaaaagcgAATCCCGTTGCAGTTTTTCCCGGTAGAGACAAACCGGATGTCAACACGGGGGTCATGACGCCACAGGGACTTCCAGGCCGGGTTATTTTTGGACATCCAGCCGGCCATTAATGGGTTCGGGGAGAGAGGtggcttcttctctttcatttttttccctttttatatcaTTCTATTTTCGTACTTGACTTTCTCTCTGAAGGCTTTGGGGCTTTGTGCGTGGAaacgggaggagagaaatggggaaggattgGATATTTTGGATGgtttggggggaggagaaagagggggagaagagagggagagagagagagagagagagagagagagagagagagagagagagagagagagaaagagaaagagaaagagaaagagagatagagaaagagagagagagctaggaaggtaaatacagagaaagagacagatacacaaacaacaaaaagttagggaaaagaaaaagaaaaaagaaaaaaaagtgaggaagacaagaaagatgAAATTGTTTGTTCCATCCATCCCGACGTCTCAGCTGTAGTTCCAAGGAAGGCGGATGTTCTGGTATGACACAACGCATGACATTCCTTCTCGGATGTCAGAAGCACTGCGTAGACATTAATAATTACGCTACATGTTGCAAAACTTTTACAACCTCCACAGAGCCTTAAACATGAATATCATATAACAATTTCCAAATCTATTTACGAATGAATCATCGCAGTTACTAGAATTCTATCATATTAAGCTACCAGATCGTCGTAAATAGAGTGGGTAGCCACATTCCACATTCCACATTTGATAAGATATATATGAAATTGCATGATTTTGACATGAAACTCCCACACGGGCGTTTACGAACTACTAGACCGATTTCAACATCCGAAATCGGATCCCGGAATATGACGCAATATCATTTCATCCGGAATACTGTTGCCCTTTGCGATATTGGCCGCTTTTTTGTCCGTATTTTGGAATATTTTCATGGGAATGCGAGAGAGATAGGAACGGAGAGGAAATGTGCGAAGGGCAGAGGCGGCGAGGAATGGAGGCAATGGAATATACAAAATTGGtaacggaaagaagaaaaaaagcggggGAGAAtggcgaaagaaaagagaaaatagagagagagagagagagagagagagagagagagagagagagagagagagagagatggagagagagagaaagagagagagagagagagagagagagagagagagagagagagagagagagagagagagagagagagagagagagagagagagagagagagaaagagtgagagagaaagaaaaagaaagaaagagagagaaagagaaagagagagagagagagaatgaagtaaaaaagaggaagatctgGGAAGAGGATAAagccaagagaaaagaagagagagagaaaagaatgcgaTTACCCTGGCGACATGAGATGTATGATCGTGGTATGAATAAAAcaagatatttgtgtgtatgcgttcttGTTtgcgcgtgtctctgtgtgtgtgtgtgtgtgtgtgtgtgtgtgtgtgtgtgtgtgtgtgtgtgtgtgtgagtgtatgtgtgtatgtgtttgtttgtgtgtgtttgtgtttgtgtgtgtatacatatacatatatacatatacatacatacatacatacatatatatatatatatatatatatatatatatatatatatatatatatatatatatatatatacatatatatatatacatacatacatatatatatatatatatatatatatatatatatatgtacatatatatatatacatatatatatatatgtacatatacacatatgcatatatatatatatatatatatatatatatatatataaatatatatatatatatatatatatatacatacacacatatatatatatatatatatatatatatatatatatatatatatatatatatatacatatatatatatatatatatatatatatatatatatatatattacaaaatttcccAAAATGTTTGCTTGTGTTGCTCATTATAAGGATAAATCTTTCCTGCCAAAATGTCCCATTCAGCTGCTTTCGTCACTTCCGCGCAACGAGTGGCTCCGAAATATCATATTCAAACCGGATCTTGGAGGGAGCAAGTGACAGATCATAAACGTGCTCACTTCCATCACCatttccccctatttccctcgAGACGCGGCCGTTCGAGCGCAATGCACGGGCGGAGTTGCCTTCGGATCAGCACCCGTGGGCGGCAGTGGCGTCTCGGGGAATCTGTAGGCGTGGCCTCTGTATGTCAAGGTCACTGGGTAGTTCCAAGGTCTTCTATGGAGAGCAATGGTGTTAAtgacaacaaataacaatatacATTCAGTCCGAGAGTTTGGAATTGGCTTAATGAATTGTGAAAGAGAATCAGATACGTACAataacgcaatatatatatatatatatatatatatatatatatatatatatatatatatatatatgtgtgtgtgtgtgtgtgtgtgtgtgtgtgtgtgtgtgtgtgtgtgtgtgtgtgtgtgtgtgtgtgtgtgtgtgtgcgtgtgtgtgtgtgtgtgtgtgtgtgtgtgtgtgttcatcatatatatatatatatatatatatatatatatatatatatatacataaatatatatatatatatatatatacacacacacacacacacatatatatatatatatatatatatatatatatatatatatatatatatatatatatatatatatatatatatttgtgtgtgtgtgtgtgtgtgtgtgtgtgtgtgtgtatcatatatatatatatatatatatatatatatatatatatatatatatatatatatatatatatatatatgcacatatatatacatatatatttttatatatatatatatatagatagatagatagatagatagatagatatatagatatgtgtgtgtgtgtgtgtgtgtgtgtgtgtgtgtgtgtgtgtgtgtgtgtgtgtgtgtgtgtgtgtatggtgtgtgtgtatatatatatatatatatatatatatatatatatatatatatatatatatatatatatatatatatatatatacatatatatatatatatatatatatatatatatatatatatatatatatatatatatatacatatatatatatatatatatatatatatatatatatatatatatatatatatatatatatatatatatatgtgtgtgtgtgtgtgtgtgtgtgtgtgtgtgtgtgtgtgtgtgtgtgtgtgtatgtatgtatatatattgtgattttttattcctcttccttttatcttgaaattataagaaaaaaagtccTTTATTAccctaatgtttttttgttttgttttttcaggaATACAATGTGTATAAACGCACCTTAAACAAAGTAAGTCCCTCAATCTTCTCCCTTTATACATAATCAAGCAAGGATAATTATCTCTTTCCGTCGAGAATACTAATGAGGTACCAAAATAACCTAATTACACTGTCAGCTTCTCCCTCTAAAACAATTAACCTGACGCTTTTATTCACTCATGAATATTGAAATGATTCGCAAGTTTTAGACATTTTCCTCCATTTCGCTCAAGTCGTGGGGTTCAAGGAAGGGCACATTGAGTCCCggaaggtaaaggtaaaggtaaattttctgtctactttttattttcatttatttgtaaagA contains the following coding sequences:
- the LOC138859124 gene encoding cuticle protein AMP4-like → MAAKLPATQRPVAILRSGQVNPDELGAHSSDFEAENGIVFQFSGSEGVNGGANMIGTYRYPQEDGSLAEVKFVADENGFQPESSLLPVAPAFPHPIPQFVLDQIEFARLEDERKAREEALRQ